One stretch of Streptococcus australis DNA includes these proteins:
- a CDS encoding LemA family protein → MTWIILGVLALIVIFVIVSYNGLVKNRMQTKEAWSQIDVQLKRRNDLLPNLIETVKGYAKYEGSTLEKVTELRRQVAAATSPAEAMKASDALTRQISGIFAVAENYPDLKASANFIKLQEELTNTENKISYSRQLYNSVVSNYNVKLESFPSNVIAGLFGFKAADFLQTPEEEKAVPKVDFSGLGD, encoded by the coding sequence ATGACTTGGATTATTCTTGGAGTTTTGGCTCTGATTGTTATTTTTGTGATTGTTAGCTATAACGGTTTGGTTAAAAATCGTATGCAGACCAAGGAGGCTTGGAGCCAGATAGATGTTCAGTTGAAGCGTCGTAATGATCTCCTCCCAAACTTGATTGAAACAGTCAAAGGCTATGCCAAATATGAAGGTTCTACCTTGGAAAAAGTGACAGAACTTCGTAGACAAGTAGCCGCAGCAACCTCACCAGCTGAGGCGATGAAGGCCAGTGATGCCCTTACCCGCCAGATTTCTGGTATCTTTGCAGTAGCAGAGAATTACCCAGACTTGAAAGCTAGCGCTAACTTTATCAAATTACAAGAAGAGTTGACCAATACAGAAAATAAAATTTCCTACTCACGCCAACTCTACAACAGTGTTGTCAGCAACTACAATGTAAAACTAGAGAGCTTCCCAAGCAATGTCATCGCAGGACTCTTTGGCTTTAAAGCTGCAGACTTCCTTCAAACACCTGAAGAGGAAAAGGCAGTTCCGAAAGTCGATTTTAGCGGTTTAGGTGACTAA
- a CDS encoding uracil-xanthine permease family protein, whose translation MKQESTVDLLLDVDQRPSAGKGILLSFQHVFAMFGATILVPLILGMPVSVALFASGVGTLIYMIATGFRVPVYLGSSFAFITAMSLAMKELGGDVSAAQTGVILTGFIYVLVAASVRFAGTKWIDKLLPPIIIGPMIIVIGLGLANSAVTNAGLVADGNWKNALVAVVTFLIAAFINTKGKGFLRIIPFLFAIIGGYIFALTLGLVDFTPVLKANWFEIPGFYLPFSTGGAFKQYDLYFGPETIAILPIAIVTISEHIGDHTVLGQICGRQFLKEPGLHRTLLGDGIATSVSAFLGGPANTTYGENTGVIGMTRIASVSVIRNAAFIAIALSFLGKFTALISTIPNAVLGGMSILLYGVIASNGLKVLIKERVDFGQMRNLIIASAMLVLGLGGAILKLGPVTLSGTALSAMTGIILNLILPYENKD comes from the coding sequence ATGAAACAAGAATCAACTGTTGATTTGTTACTAGACGTTGACCAACGTCCTTCAGCTGGAAAAGGAATTCTCCTTAGTTTCCAACACGTTTTCGCCATGTTTGGTGCGACCATCTTGGTACCCTTGATTTTGGGAATGCCTGTATCTGTTGCACTTTTTGCTTCAGGTGTTGGAACACTCATCTACATGATCGCAACTGGTTTTAGAGTTCCAGTTTATCTAGGATCATCATTCGCCTTTATCACAGCTATGTCCCTAGCTATGAAGGAACTAGGAGGGGATGTATCAGCTGCACAAACAGGGGTTATCCTTACAGGTTTTATATATGTCCTTGTGGCTGCAAGTGTTCGTTTTGCGGGTACAAAATGGATTGATAAACTCTTGCCACCAATCATCATCGGACCTATGATTATCGTTATCGGTCTTGGTCTGGCAAATTCAGCTGTAACGAATGCTGGACTTGTAGCAGATGGAAATTGGAAAAATGCTCTTGTAGCTGTTGTAACTTTCTTGATCGCTGCCTTTATCAATACAAAAGGAAAAGGTTTCCTTCGTATTATTCCTTTCCTCTTTGCCATCATCGGTGGTTACATCTTCGCACTAACTCTTGGTTTGGTTGACTTTACACCAGTTCTAAAAGCTAACTGGTTTGAAATTCCTGGTTTCTACTTGCCATTTAGCACAGGTGGAGCCTTCAAGCAATATGACCTATACTTTGGACCTGAAACAATCGCTATCTTGCCAATCGCTATCGTAACAATTTCTGAACATATCGGAGACCATACTGTTTTGGGTCAAATCTGTGGCCGTCAATTCTTGAAAGAACCAGGTCTTCACCGTACTCTTCTTGGTGATGGTATCGCAACTTCTGTTTCTGCCTTCCTTGGTGGACCAGCCAATACAACTTACGGAGAAAATACAGGGGTTATCGGTATGACTCGTATCGCTTCTGTCTCAGTTATCCGTAACGCTGCCTTTATCGCGATTGCCCTTAGCTTCCTTGGTAAATTCACAGCCTTGATTTCTACAATCCCAAACGCTGTACTTGGTGGGATGTCTATCCTTCTCTACGGAGTTATCGCCAGCAATGGTTTGAAAGTCTTAATCAAAGAACGTGTAGACTTCGGTCAAATGCGTAACCTAATCATTGCAAGTGCAATGCTGGTACTTGGACTTGGTGGAGCAATCCTTAAACTCGGTCCAGTAACCCTTTCAGGTACTGCCTTATCAGCTATGACAGGTATCATCTTAAACCTGATCTTACCATACGAAAATAAAGACTAG
- the htpX gene encoding zinc metalloprotease HtpX, translating into MLFDQIASNKRRTWILLLIFFLLLALIGYAVGYLFMRSGLGGIIIALIIGFVYALTMIFQSTEIVMSMNGAREVDEQTAPDLYHVVEDMAMVAQIPMPRVFIIEDSSLNAFATGSNPQNAAVAATSGLLAIMNREELEAVMGHEVSHIRNYDIRISTIAVALASAITLLSSMAGRMMWWGGAGRRRSDDDRDGNGLEIIMLVISLLAIVLAPLAATLVQLAISRQREFLADASSVELTRNPQGMINALRKLDNSEPMHHHVDDASSALYINDPKKGGGLQKLFYTHPPISERIERLKHM; encoded by the coding sequence ATGTTGTTTGATCAAATTGCAAGTAATAAGCGAAGAACCTGGATTTTGTTGCTGATTTTCTTCCTACTCTTGGCCTTGATTGGTTATGCGGTTGGCTATCTCTTTATGCGTTCAGGTCTTGGTGGCATCATCATAGCCCTAATCATCGGTTTTGTCTATGCATTAACCATGATCTTTCAATCGACAGAGATTGTCATGTCTATGAATGGGGCGCGTGAGGTTGATGAGCAAACAGCACCAGACCTCTACCATGTAGTGGAAGATATGGCCATGGTCGCTCAGATTCCCATGCCACGAGTTTTCATCATTGAGGATTCATCTTTAAATGCCTTTGCAACAGGTTCGAATCCGCAGAATGCAGCAGTAGCAGCCACTTCGGGTCTTCTAGCTATCATGAATCGCGAGGAACTGGAAGCTGTTATGGGGCATGAGGTCAGTCATATCCGAAACTACGATATCCGCATTTCGACCATTGCTGTTGCCCTTGCTAGTGCTATTACACTGCTATCTAGTATGGCAGGACGGATGATGTGGTGGGGTGGCGCTGGTCGCAGACGGAGTGACGACGATCGTGATGGAAATGGTTTAGAGATTATCATGCTTGTTATCTCTCTCTTAGCCATTGTTCTGGCACCTCTCGCTGCAACCTTGGTGCAACTAGCTATTTCCCGTCAGAGGGAATTTTTGGCGGATGCATCTAGTGTGGAGCTGACCCGCAATCCTCAAGGGATGATCAATGCGCTGCGCAAGTTGGACAATAGCGAGCCGATGCATCACCATGTTGACGATGCCAGCAGCGCTCTTTATATCAATGACCCTAAGAAAGGTGGGGGACTACAAAAACTCTTTTATACCCACCCACCTATCTCAGAACGGATCGAACGCTTGAAACACATGTAA
- the rsmG gene encoding 16S rRNA (guanine(527)-N(7))-methyltransferase RsmG — MKPETFYDLLAEQNLPLSDQQKNQFERYFELLVEWNEKINLTAITDKEEVYLKHFYDSIAPILQGLISSETIKLLDIGAGAGFPSLPMKILYPQLDVTIIDSLNKRINFLQLLVQELDLDGVHFYHGRAEDFAQDKNFRAQFDIVTARAVARMQVLSELTIPYLKVGGKLLALKASNAPEELSEAKNALNLLFSKVEDNISYALPNGDPRYITVVEKKKETPNKYPRKAGMPNKRPL; from the coding sequence ATGAAACCAGAAACATTTTACGACTTGCTAGCGGAGCAAAACCTTCCACTTTCAGACCAGCAAAAGAACCAATTTGAACGGTATTTTGAACTCTTGGTGGAATGGAATGAAAAGATTAACCTGACCGCTATTACAGACAAAGAAGAAGTCTACCTTAAGCACTTTTATGATTCGATTGCACCCATCCTACAAGGTTTGATTTCAAGTGAAACTATCAAACTTCTTGATATCGGGGCTGGGGCAGGATTTCCTAGTCTTCCTATGAAAATCCTCTATCCTCAGTTAGATGTGACCATCATTGATTCGCTCAACAAACGCATCAACTTCCTCCAGCTTTTGGTTCAAGAACTCGATTTGGACGGAGTTCACTTCTACCATGGACGCGCTGAAGACTTTGCCCAAGATAAGAACTTCCGTGCTCAGTTTGATATAGTGACGGCCCGTGCTGTTGCCCGTATGCAGGTCTTGTCTGAACTGACCATTCCCTACCTTAAAGTTGGTGGAAAACTACTGGCTCTCAAGGCCAGCAACGCCCCTGAGGAATTATCTGAAGCCAAGAATGCCCTCAATCTGCTCTTTAGCAAGGTTGAGGATAATATCAGTTACGCCCTACCAAATGGAGATCCACGTTACATCACTGTGGTAGAAAAGAAAAAAGAAACCCCAAACAAATATCCACGTAAGGCTGGCATGCCCAATAAACGCCCACTTTAA
- a CDS encoding CPBP family intramembrane glutamic endopeptidase: MKILQIIHPSQPLRYLRWFDILIITVLMFGQFIIRSTKLFLASMFPTGLSTTMDTASNTVSEGVGYLSNFTLQVILLILTFLYLLIRNYDFKQLPIRWTWSLLFWVPFIFAIVGLFGDLVTTLTGEYNYLNPALFAHIDLMEIIRKFLALSPMTIAYALLNGFYEEFFFLGLLTSVREKHKWRFLLYSTIIRISFHTYQGVVWALVIGVVYGLFYYFLYKYKLKNLLPFFLMHALADMFGSSLMYLLIAWGA, from the coding sequence ATGAAAATTTTACAAATCATTCATCCATCTCAGCCTCTGCGCTACTTGAGATGGTTTGATATTCTGATTATTACAGTTCTAATGTTTGGTCAGTTTATCATTCGCTCAACGAAGCTCTTTTTAGCAAGTATGTTTCCGACAGGTCTGTCAACTACAATGGATACAGCAAGTAATACTGTCAGCGAGGGAGTAGGCTATTTGAGCAACTTCACCCTGCAAGTGATACTTCTGATCTTGACCTTTCTTTACCTTTTGATTCGGAATTATGATTTCAAACAACTTCCCATTCGTTGGACCTGGTCCCTTCTCTTTTGGGTTCCTTTTATATTTGCCATTGTGGGATTGTTTGGAGACTTGGTGACGACACTAACTGGTGAATACAATTACTTAAATCCAGCTCTTTTTGCCCACATAGATCTCATGGAAATTATACGGAAATTCCTAGCGCTTAGTCCGATGACAATTGCCTATGCCTTGCTGAATGGCTTCTATGAAGAGTTTTTCTTTCTAGGATTGTTGACATCAGTGAGAGAAAAGCATAAGTGGCGGTTTTTGCTTTATTCTACCATCATTCGGATTTCTTTTCATACTTATCAAGGAGTGGTGTGGGCACTGGTTATTGGTGTCGTTTATGGCCTATTCTATTATTTCTTATACAAGTATAAGCTCAAAAATCTCTTGCCATTTTTCCTCATGCATGCTCTGGCAGATATGTTTGGTTCTAGCCTCATGTATCTCTTGATTGCGTGGGGAGCATAA
- a CDS encoding DMT family transporter, which translates to MSKTVKGTLFTVVAGIAWGLSGTSGQYLMAHGISALVLTNLRLIIAGFALIFLTYATAKDKFLAFLKDRKSLFSLLLFALFGLFLNQFAYLSAIQETNAGTATVLQYVCPVGILIYTCIKDKVAPTLAEIISIGLAIGGTFLIATHGELDQLSVTPAGLFWGLFSALTYALYIILPIALIKKWGSMLVIGVGMVISGVGAIPFTGVLQASIPTSLDFLFALAGIIIIGTVFAYIAFLKGASLIGPVKSSLLASIEPISAVFFAFLIMKEQFYAIDFIGMAMILLAVSIISLKDLLIENKRKVE; encoded by the coding sequence ATGTCAAAAACCGTAAAAGGAACTCTCTTTACAGTAGTTGCAGGCATTGCTTGGGGCTTGTCTGGAACCAGTGGCCAATACCTGATGGCACACGGGATTTCCGCTCTAGTCTTGACCAATCTGCGGCTCATTATTGCTGGATTTGCCCTAATATTTTTAACTTATGCGACCGCAAAGGATAAATTCCTTGCTTTTTTAAAAGACAGGAAAAGCCTTTTTTCTCTCTTGTTATTTGCCTTGTTTGGACTTTTCTTAAACCAGTTTGCCTATCTTTCTGCCATTCAGGAAACCAATGCTGGAACGGCGACGGTTCTCCAGTATGTATGTCCTGTTGGCATCTTGATTTATACTTGTATCAAGGACAAGGTAGCGCCGACTCTGGCTGAGATTATTTCAATTGGTTTAGCAATTGGAGGAACTTTTCTTATTGCTACGCATGGGGAACTTGACCAGTTGTCGGTCACACCTGCTGGTCTCTTTTGGGGTCTCTTTTCTGCCTTGACCTATGCCCTCTATATTATCCTCCCGATCGCTTTGATTAAGAAGTGGGGAAGTATGTTGGTGATTGGTGTGGGCATGGTTATTTCTGGTGTCGGGGCTATTCCCTTCACAGGAGTTTTGCAGGCCAGTATACCGACTAGCTTGGATTTTCTCTTTGCACTTGCTGGGATTATCATCATCGGAACGGTCTTTGCCTATATAGCTTTCCTAAAAGGAGCTAGTTTGATAGGACCTGTTAAGTCCAGTTTATTGGCTTCCATAGAACCCATATCAGCCGTTTTCTTTGCCTTTCTGATTATGAAGGAGCAATTCTATGCGATTGATTTTATCGGTATGGCCATGATTTTACTAGCGGTAAGCATTATTTCTTTGAAAGATTTGTTGATAGAAAACAAACGGAAGGTTGAATGA
- a CDS encoding serine hydrolase domain-containing protein: MKWTKILRKIEDQIEAGVYPGASFAYYKDGEWKESYLGLSDPERGMKTEADLVYDLASVSKVVGVGTVYTFLWQQGKLDIDRPVTDFLAACDYPDITIRQLLTHATDLDPFILNRDQLGSEELREAMFHLNRRSQPAFLYSDVHFLLLGFLLEKIFEQDLDQIIEEQVLNPWGMKETMFGPVEFAVPTVRGVEAGSIHDPKARLLSKHAGSAGLFSTVKDLQIFLEHYLKDDFAENLSRNYSPLEDKERSLAWNLEGDWLDHTGYTGTFIMWNRKKQEAAIFLSNRTYEKDERAQWIVDRNQVMEMIRRER; the protein is encoded by the coding sequence ATGAAGTGGACAAAAATTCTAAGAAAAATAGAAGATCAAATCGAGGCAGGGGTCTATCCCGGGGCCTCTTTTGCGTATTATAAGGATGGTGAATGGAAAGAGTCTTATCTGGGATTGAGTGATCCAGAACGGGGCATGAAGACAGAGGCCGATTTGGTTTATGATCTGGCTAGTGTGAGTAAGGTTGTGGGAGTGGGGACGGTCTACACCTTCTTGTGGCAGCAAGGCAAATTAGATATTGACCGACCGGTGACGGACTTTTTAGCTGCATGTGATTACCCAGATATCACTATTCGTCAACTCTTGACCCACGCGACAGACCTGGACCCCTTTATTCTCAATAGGGACCAGTTAGGCTCTGAGGAATTAAGAGAGGCCATGTTTCATCTGAATAGACGTAGTCAGCCTGCTTTTCTATACTCGGATGTTCATTTTTTACTCTTGGGTTTCCTTTTGGAAAAAATCTTTGAACAAGACTTGGATCAGATTATAGAAGAACAAGTTTTGAACCCATGGGGGATGAAGGAAACCATGTTTGGTCCCGTTGAGTTTGCTGTACCAACAGTGAGGGGAGTAGAGGCAGGCAGTATTCACGATCCCAAAGCTCGTCTTTTGAGCAAACATGCTGGAAGTGCGGGTTTATTTTCAACTGTTAAGGATTTGCAAATCTTTCTGGAACATTACTTGAAAGATGATTTTGCTGAAAACTTAAGTCGAAATTACTCTCCCTTAGAGGATAAAGAGCGTTCGCTAGCTTGGAATCTGGAGGGAGACTGGCTAGATCATACAGGCTATACAGGTACCTTCATCATGTGGAATCGTAAGAAACAGGAAGCCGCCATCTTTTTATCCAATCGAACGTATGAGAAGGATGAACGTGCTCAGTGGATAGTCGATCGAAACCAAGTCATGGAAATGATTCGTAGGGAAAGGTAG